The following proteins are encoded in a genomic region of Micromonospora olivasterospora:
- a CDS encoding thiamine pyrophosphate-dependent enzyme produces the protein MDGSSRIIALLRNMGVTCYAGVTGGNILRFTTQLEPFRSAAGADDCRPDADDKRPFLLTLNEFVAGFVPVGHYLATGRIAAAVATAGGATKLASCGISDAKMHNIPAVYLVGLNAGTSAGLAPLQDVTPEGMNIVAQLRAEIGDGCLLIEDIHDIDTQLEKARRLLSDSRPVVLAVAPEALNSAMPTCDIPESELDSLGPQVDASALERHLRSLVRGRRVVLFVGEEVARCPGVASLTKRLAHTFGAPTVWSQSAASAVSADSPFAYGCIGFGGNDRANELWQSLTSDDVVIALGLDPGEYVLGMERIKAGTVVHITAWQNPYGSRNGGFAHRCAGEYRLVRGDIGQVLAAVLPLLEQGPVDSIRQPYAPTNLNDPTPPYTPAPGSVDFAELLLRLHRQWRPGTLVFDDVCLAYKDRQFVTQRPSGAVQVFSAHQASTMGSAFGHAVGAKIASPHTDVFCFTGDGCFRLYGGALADVADLGIVVFVIDNGGYGIIQQGYDKIAPEVGRDRFHSVLPPLDFVAAAIAYRWKAWRLEPDLSNLDEVLADCRTPNGRSVLVSVPVDTDQTLGHNPRVRHLGARDETSPPNATSERGTEASRNDTGP, from the coding sequence ATGGACGGAAGCAGCCGAATTATTGCCCTGCTCCGGAACATGGGTGTGACCTGCTATGCCGGTGTCACAGGCGGCAATATTCTGCGTTTCACCACCCAGCTCGAACCCTTCCGTTCGGCGGCCGGTGCTGACGACTGTCGGCCCGACGCTGATGACAAACGCCCCTTCTTGCTGACACTGAACGAGTTCGTCGCCGGCTTCGTCCCCGTTGGCCACTATCTAGCGACGGGCCGTATCGCTGCCGCAGTCGCCACGGCAGGAGGCGCTACGAAGCTGGCCTCGTGCGGAATCAGCGATGCGAAGATGCACAATATCCCCGCCGTATATCTGGTCGGCCTCAATGCCGGCACGTCTGCGGGCTTGGCCCCCCTCCAAGATGTGACGCCCGAAGGCATGAACATTGTCGCACAACTGAGGGCCGAGATTGGGGACGGGTGCCTTCTGATCGAAGACATCCACGACATCGATACGCAACTCGAGAAGGCGAGGCGGTTGCTCAGCGATTCGCGTCCGGTCGTTCTCGCTGTGGCCCCGGAAGCCCTAAACTCTGCGATGCCCACCTGCGACATTCCGGAAAGCGAATTGGATTCCCTGGGGCCGCAGGTGGACGCGTCAGCGTTGGAACGGCACCTGCGGTCGTTGGTACGGGGGCGCAGGGTGGTTCTCTTCGTGGGGGAAGAGGTAGCCCGTTGCCCAGGAGTAGCAAGCCTGACGAAGCGGCTAGCTCACACGTTCGGCGCACCCACCGTGTGGTCGCAGAGCGCGGCGAGCGCGGTATCCGCCGACAGTCCCTTCGCCTATGGCTGCATCGGCTTCGGCGGCAACGACCGGGCGAACGAGCTATGGCAGAGCCTGACATCCGATGACGTGGTCATTGCTCTGGGCCTCGATCCCGGTGAGTACGTGCTGGGCATGGAGCGGATCAAAGCCGGAACCGTGGTGCACATTACCGCCTGGCAAAACCCGTACGGTAGCCGCAACGGCGGGTTCGCGCACCGATGCGCCGGGGAATACCGGCTGGTGAGGGGCGACATCGGCCAGGTCCTTGCCGCCGTGCTACCGCTCCTCGAGCAGGGGCCCGTGGACAGCATCCGCCAACCCTACGCCCCGACCAATCTCAACGACCCCACACCGCCCTATACCCCGGCACCAGGATCGGTGGACTTTGCCGAACTGCTCCTCAGGCTGCATCGACAATGGAGGCCCGGGACACTTGTGTTCGATGACGTGTGCCTGGCCTACAAGGACCGACAGTTCGTCACTCAGCGACCCAGCGGGGCCGTTCAAGTCTTCAGTGCGCACCAAGCGTCGACGATGGGCAGCGCCTTCGGACACGCCGTTGGGGCCAAAATCGCCTCGCCACACACCGACGTGTTCTGCTTCACCGGCGACGGCTGCTTCCGTCTCTACGGGGGCGCTTTGGCCGATGTGGCTGATCTCGGGATAGTCGTGTTCGTCATCGACAACGGCGGTTACGGCATTATCCAACAGGGATACGACAAGATCGCTCCCGAAGTGGGACGCGATCGCTTTCACAGTGTGCTCCCGCCTCTCGACTTCGTCGCGGCAGCCATTGCCTACAGGTGGAAGGCATGGCGGCTGGAACCGGATTTGTCCAACCTCGATGAAGTCCTCGCCGATTGTCGCACCCCCAACGGGCGCTCGGTGCTGGTTTCTGTGCCCGTGGACACCGACCAGACCCTGGGTCACAACCCTCGTGTGCGGCATCTGGGAGCGCGAGACGAAACTTCTCCGCCGAACGCAACGTCGGAGCGCGGGACGGAAGCATCCAGAAACGACACGGGCCCATAG
- the leuA gene encoding 2-isopropylmalate synthase — protein MSTSYLEEPPLPELRLPARLARQGQPWWNPQLSFSPPTARYRRPEPQIAAAAVERRWPSRVIENAPLWCSVDLRDGNQALPNPMDPTRKSKLFALLVAMGFKEIEVGYPSASATDFDFVRQLVERDLIPDDVTISVFTPARAELIDRTFESLAGVRNAIVHLCNATAPEWRKVVFALDEERITQLALDAAERVLRGADRMPSAAVRFEYSPEAFNLTEPEFALALCNAVAARWCATPDRPVTLNLPSTVEVDTPNVYADQIEWMHRNLDNRGSIILSVHPHNDRGTAVASAELAMMAGADRVEGTLFGNGERTGNVCLVTLALNLLTRGIDPQLDFSDIDGIRRVVEWCTQMPVHDRHPYSGNLVYTAFSGTHQDAIKKGFDALEQAALKAGTAPGEQPWRVPYLPIDPQDLGRSYEAVVRINSQSGKGGIAYVLKTVFRLELPRPLQAELSEAVQKISDARGQEVGPKLLWEVFAEEYLKTDDYLRVTDHSGHPDDGDDRVCVHVLYTVDGREIHGEGAGIDQLSAFKVAMAQCGIQIETADVITQAARAEECGEIAAYSRVVTERGATWGAGLADNIGDAVLRALTSSVNRALRGSRTF, from the coding sequence ATGTCCACCAGCTATCTCGAGGAACCGCCACTGCCCGAACTCCGGCTGCCCGCACGCCTGGCCCGACAAGGCCAACCATGGTGGAACCCGCAACTCAGCTTCTCGCCACCGACCGCCCGGTACCGTCGCCCCGAACCACAAATCGCTGCGGCCGCAGTAGAGCGTCGGTGGCCGTCGCGGGTTATCGAGAACGCCCCGCTATGGTGTTCGGTCGACCTGCGCGACGGCAATCAGGCTCTACCCAACCCGATGGACCCGACGCGCAAGAGCAAGCTGTTTGCGTTGCTGGTGGCGATGGGTTTCAAGGAGATCGAGGTCGGTTACCCGTCGGCAAGTGCCACCGATTTCGACTTTGTCCGCCAGCTCGTCGAACGTGATCTCATTCCCGACGACGTCACCATCTCTGTATTCACACCCGCCCGCGCGGAACTGATTGATCGGACATTCGAGTCCCTGGCAGGTGTCAGAAATGCCATCGTACACCTTTGCAATGCCACCGCGCCAGAGTGGCGCAAGGTTGTTTTCGCGTTGGACGAAGAGCGAATAACCCAGTTAGCACTGGATGCCGCCGAGCGGGTGCTTCGCGGCGCGGACCGTATGCCCTCCGCGGCTGTACGGTTCGAGTATTCACCTGAGGCGTTCAATCTCACCGAACCTGAGTTCGCCCTGGCACTCTGCAATGCCGTCGCGGCACGATGGTGTGCCACTCCGGACCGCCCGGTCACGCTCAACCTACCGTCCACTGTGGAGGTTGACACACCCAACGTGTACGCGGACCAGATCGAGTGGATGCACCGGAACCTCGACAATCGTGGCTCAATCATTCTCTCGGTCCATCCCCACAACGACCGTGGCACGGCGGTCGCCTCGGCAGAACTGGCGATGATGGCCGGCGCCGATCGAGTCGAGGGAACGCTGTTTGGCAATGGCGAGAGGACAGGCAACGTCTGTCTGGTGACCCTGGCACTCAACCTTCTTACGCGGGGAATCGATCCGCAATTAGACTTCTCCGACATCGATGGCATTCGCCGGGTCGTCGAATGGTGCACTCAGATGCCCGTTCACGATCGCCATCCCTACAGTGGCAATCTCGTGTACACGGCCTTCTCAGGAACACACCAGGATGCGATCAAGAAGGGCTTCGACGCGCTGGAGCAGGCTGCGCTCAAGGCCGGGACAGCCCCGGGAGAACAGCCCTGGCGCGTGCCCTACCTCCCGATCGACCCCCAGGATCTGGGGCGGTCCTACGAGGCAGTCGTGCGGATCAACAGTCAGTCGGGCAAAGGCGGCATCGCCTACGTCCTCAAGACCGTTTTCCGCTTGGAGTTGCCGCGCCCCCTGCAAGCGGAACTGTCGGAGGCGGTGCAGAAAATCAGCGACGCTCGAGGGCAGGAGGTTGGCCCCAAGCTGCTGTGGGAGGTGTTCGCCGAGGAGTATCTGAAAACGGACGACTACCTCCGGGTTACGGACCATTCTGGTCACCCTGATGATGGCGATGACAGGGTCTGTGTCCACGTCCTGTACACCGTCGACGGTCGGGAAATCCACGGAGAAGGCGCCGGCATCGACCAGTTGTCCGCGTTCAAGGTGGCTATGGCTCAATGCGGCATCCAGATTGAGACGGCCGATGTTATCACTCAGGCCGCCCGCGCCGAGGAGTGCGGCGAGATCGCGGCCTACAGCAGGGTGGTAACCGAACGCGGCGCCACGTGGGGTGCCGGCCTAGCGGATAACATCGGCGACGCGGTGCTGCGTGCGTTGACCTCGTCGGTAAATCGCGCTTTGAGGGGTTCAAGAACTTTTTGA
- a CDS encoding class I SAM-dependent methyltransferase, producing MAGLYTSEAMALTAAPYGHLLFTHSHNAEAERLTALAEAFDQDTIHRIERLGIQSDWNCLEIGSGVGTIAHWLATQCPHGEVIATDLDTSLIPEEGRPSNLQVITHDVTVDAFPEGSFNLICSRFVFEHLIDRDAMLAKVVRWLAPGGWLLLEDTGPFPFDSSPNPLYRRVSKAIMAVATKRMGSDYEWSRSFPAQLRANGLIHTGVHASSHGVGGTPMGRAWRLTAEHIAADLDEQFGITAADLATFANQVEDPSFDDLCIASVAAWGQRPTLREYLKTLKPPTRVPQGN from the coding sequence ATGGCCGGCTTGTATACGTCCGAAGCTATGGCTTTGACGGCAGCGCCTTATGGTCATCTTCTCTTCACGCATAGCCACAATGCGGAGGCAGAGCGATTGACTGCCCTGGCCGAAGCGTTCGACCAGGACACTATCCACCGGATCGAACGCCTCGGCATCCAGTCCGACTGGAACTGCTTGGAGATCGGATCTGGCGTCGGCACGATCGCACACTGGCTGGCGACCCAGTGTCCTCATGGCGAGGTGATCGCCACCGATCTCGATACCAGTTTGATCCCCGAAGAGGGACGTCCGTCGAACCTGCAAGTCATCACGCACGATGTGACTGTCGACGCCTTCCCGGAGGGCAGCTTCAATCTGATCTGTTCCAGGTTTGTGTTTGAGCACCTCATCGACCGTGACGCCATGCTCGCCAAGGTGGTGCGCTGGCTGGCACCAGGTGGCTGGCTGCTTCTCGAAGACACCGGGCCGTTCCCGTTCGACTCATCGCCGAATCCGCTGTACCGCAGGGTCAGCAAGGCGATCATGGCGGTCGCCACCAAACGGATGGGAAGTGACTACGAATGGTCGCGGTCATTCCCCGCGCAGTTGCGTGCGAATGGGCTGATCCATACGGGGGTTCACGCATCGAGCCACGGTGTCGGCGGCACGCCGATGGGACGAGCGTGGCGGCTCACCGCCGAGCACATTGCGGCCGACCTGGATGAGCAGTTCGGGATCACCGCAGCCGATCTTGCGACGTTCGCCAACCAAGTTGAGGACCCTTCGTTCGACGACCTGTGCATCGCGAGTGTCGCGGCATGGGGGCAGCGTCCCACCCTGCGCGAATACCTGAAGACGCTAAAACCCCCCACGCGCGTGCCGCAAGGCAACTGA
- a CDS encoding glycosyltransferase: MLGIVRLAVQVACAQLHVRRVRRPRGHRPVVNVPVSVIVPAYNEAANIAATVRSLVGSAYPALEVIVVDDGSTDDTAGIVERLRLRGVRVIRQANAGKPAALNTGIRAARAELLVLVDGDTVFQPDTVHRLVQGFADPTVGAISGNTKVANRRRLLGRWQHLEYVIGFNLDRRMYDVLECMPTIPGAIGAFRREVLLAVGGVPADTLAEDTDLTMRVLRAGWRVVYEEKAIAWTEAPSTLRQLWRQRYRWCYGTMQAMWKHRHALREPGSGGRLGRRGLPYLTVFQIVLPLAAPAVDVFAVYGLLFLPWASLALACVGLLLLQGLTAAYALRLDGERYGPLWSLPLQQLVYRQVMYLVVVQSVVTALIGNRLRWQRMIRTGDAAALVGAQR, translated from the coding sequence GTGCTGGGGATCGTCCGGCTCGCCGTGCAGGTGGCCTGTGCCCAGCTCCACGTGCGGCGGGTCCGCCGGCCCCGGGGACACCGGCCGGTGGTGAACGTGCCGGTGTCGGTAATCGTGCCCGCGTACAACGAGGCGGCGAACATCGCGGCCACCGTGCGGTCGCTGGTCGGCAGCGCGTACCCGGCGCTGGAGGTGATCGTCGTGGACGACGGCTCCACCGACGACACCGCCGGCATCGTGGAACGGCTGCGGCTGCGCGGCGTACGGGTGATCCGGCAGGCCAACGCCGGCAAGCCGGCGGCGCTGAACACCGGCATCCGGGCGGCTCGGGCGGAACTGCTGGTGCTGGTCGACGGGGACACCGTGTTCCAGCCCGACACCGTCCACCGGCTCGTGCAGGGCTTCGCCGACCCGACCGTGGGCGCGATCTCCGGCAACACGAAGGTCGCCAACCGGCGGCGCCTGCTCGGCCGCTGGCAGCACCTGGAATACGTCATCGGCTTCAACCTCGACCGCCGGATGTACGACGTGCTGGAGTGCATGCCGACGATCCCCGGCGCGATCGGCGCGTTCCGCCGGGAGGTGCTGCTCGCCGTCGGCGGCGTTCCCGCGGACACCCTCGCCGAGGACACCGACCTGACCATGCGGGTGCTCCGGGCCGGCTGGCGGGTGGTGTACGAGGAGAAGGCGATCGCCTGGACCGAGGCCCCGTCGACGCTGCGCCAGCTCTGGCGGCAGCGGTACCGCTGGTGCTACGGGACGATGCAGGCGATGTGGAAGCACCGGCACGCCCTGCGCGAGCCGGGATCCGGCGGCCGGCTCGGCCGGCGCGGCCTGCCGTACCTGACCGTGTTCCAGATCGTGCTGCCGCTGGCCGCCCCGGCCGTCGACGTGTTCGCTGTCTACGGCCTGCTCTTCCTGCCGTGGGCGTCGCTCGCCCTGGCCTGCGTCGGGCTGCTGCTGCTCCAGGGCCTGACCGCCGCGTACGCGCTGCGGCTGGACGGGGAGCGGTACGGGCCGCTGTGGTCGCTGCCGCTCCAGCAACTCGTCTACCGCCAGGTGATGTACCTGGTGGTGGTGCAGTCGGTGGTGACGGCGCTGATCGGCAACCGGCTGCGCTGGCAGCGGATGATCCGCACCGGCGACGCGGCGGCCCTGGTCGGCGCGCAACGGTGA
- a CDS encoding threonine ammonia-lyase, protein MDLVPIDDIRAAAADIAATVLRTPLLRTRWDDELWLKPENLQPVGSFKLRGATHAVARLDPARRERGVVTHSSGNHGQALAYAARAAGIPCTVVVPEGAPEVKVAQIRALGATVLLVPPARRLVEAQRVAAETGAELVPPFDDPRIIAGQGTIGLEILDDLPGVEVVLVPVGGGGLSSGVATAVKALRPATAVIGVEPLLAADARDSLAAGRLVPWDVADTYRTCADGLRTGLSELTLAHLRERLDGIVTVTEEEIRAAVGRLARDARLVVEPSGAVAAAARLFRPDELPAGRTVAVLTGGNVDPALLADLVAA, encoded by the coding sequence ATGGACCTCGTGCCGATCGACGACATCCGGGCCGCCGCCGCCGACATCGCCGCGACCGTGCTCCGTACGCCGCTGCTGCGAACCCGCTGGGACGACGAGCTGTGGCTGAAGCCGGAGAACCTGCAACCGGTCGGGTCGTTCAAGCTGCGCGGGGCCACCCACGCGGTCGCCCGCCTCGACCCGGCCCGGCGCGAGCGGGGCGTGGTCACCCACTCGTCGGGCAACCACGGCCAGGCCCTCGCGTACGCGGCCCGCGCGGCCGGGATCCCCTGCACGGTGGTGGTGCCGGAGGGCGCCCCGGAGGTGAAGGTGGCCCAGATCCGCGCGCTGGGTGCGACGGTGCTGCTGGTGCCGCCCGCGCGGCGGTTGGTCGAGGCGCAGCGGGTGGCCGCCGAGACCGGGGCGGAGCTGGTGCCGCCGTTCGACGACCCGCGGATCATCGCCGGCCAGGGCACCATCGGCCTGGAGATCCTCGACGACCTGCCCGGCGTGGAGGTGGTGCTGGTCCCGGTCGGCGGCGGCGGCCTCTCCTCCGGGGTGGCCACGGCGGTCAAGGCGCTGCGCCCGGCGACCGCCGTGATCGGCGTGGAGCCGCTCCTCGCCGCCGACGCCCGCGACTCGCTCGCCGCCGGGCGGCTCGTGCCATGGGACGTGGCGGACACCTACCGCACCTGCGCGGACGGGCTGCGTACCGGCCTGTCCGAGCTGACCCTCGCCCACCTGCGGGAACGGCTCGACGGCATCGTCACGGTGACCGAGGAGGAGATCCGCGCGGCGGTGGGCCGGCTGGCCCGCGACGCCCGGCTGGTGGTCGAGCCGAGCGGCGCGGTGGCCGCCGCCGCCCGGCTGTTCCGCCCCGACGAGCTGCCGGCCGGGCGTACGGTCGCGGTGCTGACCGGCGGCAACGTCGACCCGGCGCTGCTCGCCGACCTCGTCGCCGCCTGA
- a CDS encoding S9 family peptidase — MTTETTPPVAQRVPTERTHHGDTVVDEYAWLHAKDDPKTIAYLTAENAYTEARTAHLEALRETLFEETRRRVQETDLTVPVRKGGYWYYTRTVEGQQYSVHCRRAVRDGETEPPTSLDGTPLEGEEVLLDGNLLADGHDFFALGTFDVSPDGRWLAYSTDFAGDERFTLRVKDLTTGEVLADEVPDTFYGTAWSADASVLFYVTVDDAWRPNRVWRHRIGAPAGEDVVVHQEDDERFWVGVELTRSEKFILVDIHSKVTSEVLVIPAGNPTGEPAVVAPRRQGVEYSVEHHGHRFLILHNHEAEDFALAYTSADAPGDWVPLIPHTPGTRLEAVDAFADHLVVSLRTNGLTSLRVLPIGGGEGHDIDFPEPIYSVGLHANPEYRTRQVRVRYASLVTPDSVYDYDLVTRELVLRRRKPVLPGPDGREYDPADYEQHREWALADDGTRVPISLVCRVGTPRDGSAPCEIYGYGSYESSMDPWFSVARLSLLDRGVVFAVAHIRGGGELGRRWYDQGKLLAKKNTFTDFVACARHLAKSGWTSPDRLVARGASAGGLLMGAVANLAPDAFAGIVAQVPFVDALTSILDPSLPLTVTEWEEWGNPLADPEVYAYMKSYTPYENVAPLDYPAILAVTSLNDTRVLYHEPAKWIARLRAVAPQGDYLLKTEMGAGHGGPSGRYDSWREEAFINAWILDRLGV, encoded by the coding sequence GTGACCACCGAGACCACGCCGCCCGTCGCCCAGCGCGTCCCCACCGAGCGCACCCACCACGGCGACACGGTCGTCGACGAGTACGCCTGGCTGCACGCCAAGGACGACCCCAAGACGATCGCCTACCTCACGGCGGAGAACGCGTACACCGAGGCGCGGACGGCGCACCTGGAGGCGCTGCGCGAAACGCTGTTCGAGGAGACCCGCCGGCGCGTCCAGGAGACCGACCTGACGGTGCCGGTCCGCAAGGGCGGCTACTGGTACTACACGCGCACGGTCGAGGGCCAGCAGTACAGCGTGCACTGCCGGCGGGCGGTCCGCGACGGCGAGACCGAGCCGCCGACGAGCCTGGACGGCACCCCGCTGGAGGGCGAGGAGGTGCTGCTCGACGGCAACCTGCTCGCCGACGGCCACGACTTCTTCGCCCTGGGGACGTTCGACGTCAGCCCGGACGGGCGCTGGCTGGCGTACTCGACGGACTTCGCCGGCGACGAGCGGTTCACCCTGCGGGTGAAGGACCTGACCACCGGTGAGGTGCTGGCCGACGAGGTGCCCGACACCTTTTACGGCACCGCCTGGTCGGCCGACGCCTCGGTGCTCTTCTACGTCACCGTGGACGACGCCTGGCGGCCGAACCGGGTCTGGCGGCACCGGATCGGCGCGCCGGCCGGCGAGGACGTGGTGGTCCACCAGGAGGACGACGAACGCTTCTGGGTCGGCGTCGAGCTGACCCGGTCGGAGAAGTTCATCCTCGTCGACATCCACAGCAAGGTCACCAGCGAGGTGCTGGTCATCCCGGCCGGCAACCCCACCGGCGAGCCGGCCGTCGTCGCCCCGCGCCGGCAGGGCGTCGAGTACTCGGTGGAGCACCACGGGCACCGGTTCCTGATCCTGCACAACCACGAGGCCGAGGACTTCGCGCTGGCGTACACCTCGGCCGACGCGCCGGGCGACTGGGTCCCGCTGATCCCGCACACCCCCGGCACCCGGCTGGAGGCGGTCGACGCGTTCGCCGACCACCTGGTCGTCTCGCTGCGCACGAACGGCCTCACCAGCCTGCGGGTGCTGCCGATCGGCGGCGGCGAGGGCCACGACATCGACTTCCCCGAGCCGATCTACAGCGTCGGGCTGCACGCCAACCCGGAGTACCGGACCCGGCAGGTGCGGGTGCGCTACGCCTCGCTGGTCACCCCGGACTCGGTGTACGACTACGACCTCGTCACCCGCGAGCTGGTGCTCCGTCGCCGCAAGCCCGTCCTGCCCGGCCCGGACGGCCGCGAGTACGACCCGGCCGACTACGAGCAGCACCGCGAGTGGGCCCTCGCCGACGACGGCACCCGCGTGCCGATCTCACTGGTGTGCCGGGTCGGCACCCCGCGCGACGGCTCCGCCCCCTGCGAGATCTACGGGTACGGCTCGTACGAGTCGAGCATGGACCCGTGGTTCTCGGTGGCCCGGCTGTCCCTGCTGGACCGCGGGGTGGTCTTCGCTGTCGCGCACATCCGGGGCGGCGGCGAGCTGGGCCGGCGCTGGTACGACCAGGGCAAGCTGCTGGCCAAGAAGAACACCTTCACCGACTTCGTCGCGTGCGCCCGGCACCTGGCCAAGTCCGGCTGGACCTCGCCCGACCGGCTGGTCGCCCGGGGCGCCTCGGCCGGCGGCCTGCTCATGGGCGCGGTGGCGAACCTGGCCCCGGACGCCTTCGCCGGCATCGTCGCGCAGGTGCCCTTCGTGGACGCGCTCACCTCGATCCTCGACCCGTCGCTGCCGCTGACCGTCACCGAGTGGGAGGAGTGGGGCAACCCGCTGGCCGACCCGGAGGTGTACGCGTACATGAAGTCGTACACGCCGTACGAGAACGTGGCCCCGCTGGACTACCCGGCCATCCTCGCGGTGACCAGCCTGAACGACACCCGCGTGCTCTACCACGAGCCGGCGAAGTGGATCGCCCGGCTGCGCGCGGTGGCGCCGCAGGGCGACTACCTCCTCAAGACCGAGATGGGCGCCGGTCACGGCGGGCCCAGCGGCCGGTACGACTCCTGGCGTGAGGAGGCGTTCATCAACGCCTGGATCCTCGACCGCCTGGGAGTGTGA
- a CDS encoding FAD-binding oxidoreductase, translated as MSITRRLTEICGPPFARFAGAADEVAGRPARWVAVPGNPQAAAEVLRLAAAHDLTVVPRGAGTKIDWGAAPEQVDILLDTGRLAGIGHQQPGAPVADVGAGTPLRAVQATLERTGQRLALDAPSPGATVGGVLAADEAGPLRHRHGGPCDQLVSVRYLDADGELVSAGGGRRGLELARLLCGSQGTLGVLVSATLRVQPVPASRFWVVRPVWTPLEVYDVVRAVLAARLDPAAVELDLPARATRVHPSVHPDHPSMAARARHPSMFRRRLGVTGAGSLAVLLEGGPADVHERAERLLAVLGDGASVEHSAPPWWRRYPFGPGETALRIEVPITDLHAAVYALRDAAGGPVPVRGSAGQGVVHAALPNSLPPERVASIVTAVRGVLLARHGRCVVVAAPAPVRQAVDLWGELTSLPRLRAAKAHLDPHQRLAPAASPAACDAPPALVLAAPRTPAPPAPPHAAILHFRPLIRVISPNCRGQNCKSPGLFGTPRRRENGGQVARRRRSILV; from the coding sequence ATGAGCATCACGCGTCGACTCACCGAGATCTGTGGCCCGCCCTTCGCCCGGTTCGCCGGCGCGGCCGACGAGGTCGCCGGCCGGCCGGCCCGGTGGGTGGCGGTGCCCGGCAACCCGCAGGCCGCGGCCGAGGTGCTGCGGCTGGCCGCCGCCCACGACCTGACGGTGGTGCCCCGCGGCGCCGGCACGAAGATCGACTGGGGTGCGGCACCGGAGCAGGTCGACATCCTGCTCGACACCGGCCGGCTGGCCGGGATCGGCCACCAGCAGCCGGGCGCCCCGGTGGCCGACGTCGGCGCGGGCACCCCGCTGCGGGCGGTGCAGGCGACCCTGGAGCGTACCGGGCAGCGGCTGGCCCTCGACGCGCCCTCGCCGGGCGCCACCGTCGGCGGGGTGCTGGCCGCCGACGAGGCGGGCCCGCTGCGGCACCGCCACGGCGGCCCCTGCGACCAGCTCGTCAGCGTGCGCTACCTGGACGCCGACGGTGAGCTGGTCAGTGCCGGCGGCGGCCGGCGTGGCCTGGAGCTGGCCCGGCTGCTCTGCGGGTCCCAGGGCACGCTCGGGGTGCTGGTCTCGGCCACGCTGCGGGTGCAGCCCGTGCCGGCCAGTCGGTTCTGGGTCGTCCGGCCGGTGTGGACGCCGCTGGAGGTCTACGACGTGGTCCGCGCGGTGCTGGCCGCCCGGCTGGATCCGGCGGCCGTCGAGCTGGACCTGCCCGCCCGGGCCACCCGGGTGCACCCGTCGGTCCACCCCGACCACCCGTCGATGGCGGCCCGCGCCCGCCACCCCTCGATGTTCCGGCGCCGGCTGGGCGTGACGGGGGCGGGCAGCCTGGCGGTGCTCCTGGAGGGCGGCCCCGCGGATGTCCACGAGCGGGCCGAACGCCTGCTCGCGGTGCTCGGCGACGGGGCGAGCGTGGAGCACTCGGCCCCGCCGTGGTGGCGGCGCTACCCCTTCGGCCCCGGCGAGACCGCGCTGCGCATCGAGGTGCCGATCACCGACCTGCACGCGGCGGTATACGCGCTGCGGGACGCGGCCGGCGGCCCGGTGCCGGTCCGGGGCTCCGCCGGCCAGGGAGTGGTGCACGCGGCCCTGCCCAATTCCCTGCCGCCCGAGCGGGTGGCGTCCATCGTCACCGCGGTGCGCGGGGTGCTGCTCGCCCGGCACGGCCGGTGCGTGGTGGTCGCGGCGCCCGCCCCGGTGCGGCAGGCGGTCGACCTCTGGGGCGAGCTGACGAGTCTGCCCCGGCTCCGGGCGGCGAAGGCCCACCTCGACCCCCACCAGCGCCTGGCCCCGGCCGCCTCCCCGGCGGCCTGTGACGCGCCCCCGGCGCTGGTGCTGGCCGCCCCCCGCACCCCCGCACCCCCCGCACCCCCGCACGCCGCGATCTTGCACTTTCGGCCCTTGATTCGCGTTATTAGCCCGAATTGCCGGGGCCAAAACTGCAAGTCACCCGGTCTTTTCGGGACGCCTCGCAGGCGTGAAAATGGTGGACAGGTCGCCCGCCGACGCCGATCGATCTTGGTCTAG